GAATTATCTCCGGTTCCATAGCTAACGCTCTGGCAATACCTACCCTTTGTTTCTGACCACCTGAAAGTTGCGCTGGATAAAGGTTGGCTTCGCGTTCAAGCCCCACCTTCCTGAGTTGTTCCATGGCCTTTTCTCTGGCTTCATTTTTGTCCATCTTTTTGACTATTGTAAGACCTATCATCACATTCTTCAGAGCTGTTAGATGGTTAAAAAGCCCAAAATCTTGAAACACAAAACCGATTCTTTGACGGATTCTGTTCATGTCTTTAACCTGTGTTATCAGTTCGTCCCTCAACCAGATTTCTCCATCATCGGGGTTCACAAGCTGGTTGATACAAGCCAGAAGGGTACTCTTTCCTGTACCGCTGGGACCGATTATGACTTTGGTCTCTCCTTCCGCAACATCGAAGCTGATACCTTTCAAAATCTCTTTATCACCAAAACGCTTCTTTAAATTTATCACTCTCAACAAAGGATTGTTTTTCATCTTATACTCTCCTTTATCTCAAATCCCGGGATGGCAAGCGCCTCTTCAACTTTTTTGAGGCTCCTGTTTACCGTGAAAGTGATGACAAAGTAGATCAACGCAACGGTCAAATAGATGAGCATTGGTTCATAAGTCGTTGAAATAATATAGCCTCCCCGCCTCAATAGCTCCGTAACGCCAAGGGCATAAGCCAGAGACGAATCCTTTAAGACGATCGTGAATTCATTCGTCCATGGAGGCAAAGCTACTCTAAGAGCCTGAGGTAGTACTACATGTCTGAAACCCTGAAGTTTTGTCATGCCAAGGGAACGAGCAGCCCTCATCTGAGTGGTGCTGATGGACTGAATAGCTCCTCTGAATATCTGGGACTGGTAAGCTGCGCTCCTTATTCCAAGTCCGAGCACAACCGCTGTGAAGGGGGAAAACTTGATGCCAGCTCTTGGAAAGCCGTAGAAAATAAGGAACAGTATAACCAATTCCGGTATGCTTCTAAAGATCCTTTCATAAATAACCACAAAAACTCTGAATCCCTTTCCGCCATATACCTGACCAAACGAAAGGGGTAGGGCTATTGCCAGCCCCAACCCCAATGACAGAAATGTTATTTTCAACGTTACCCAGGTACCTTCAAGTAAAGCCGGAAAGGAATTGATTATTATACTTAGTTTATCGATGATATTCCCTTCCCTTCGCTATGGTTTAGAAGTACTTCGAAATCAATTCATCGATCTTTCCGGATTCCCGGAGTCTTCTGATTCCCTCGTTGATGAGATTCAACAGTTCCTTATTACCTTCTGATACAGCAATACCGTACTCTTCTCCCGTTTTTATGATTCCAACGATCTCAACAGGTCTCGTCTTTGCGTACATCTCAGCCACTGGCGAATCAAGCACGATAGCGTCAACGTTTCCGTTAACGAGGTCAGTCATAGCAAAAACAAAGGTCTCATATCTCTTGAATTTACCTGTGAGTATTTTCGTGTTAACAAGGTTTTCCTCTACCCAGAGATCAGCTGTCGTACCTGTCTGGACACCGACATTGTGTTTGCCAAATAAGACCGTGATATTGAGGCCTGAGCCTTTCTTAACCACTACGCTCTGGTCCGCCACCCAATAAGGTATAGAGAAATCCACAACCTGTTCACGCTCGTCGGTAATTGTCATTCCTGCTACAACTATGTCGAGGTTTCCAGATGCCAGAGCAGCGATAAGAGAGTCAAAGGCCATGTCGACGATTTTTACATTGA
This genomic interval from Kosmotoga pacifica contains the following:
- a CDS encoding amino acid ABC transporter ATP-binding protein translates to MKNNPLLRVINLKKRFGDKEILKGISFDVAEGETKVIIGPSGTGKSTLLACINQLVNPDDGEIWLRDELITQVKDMNRIRQRIGFVFQDFGLFNHLTALKNVMIGLTIVKKMDKNEAREKAMEQLRKVGLEREANLYPAQLSGGQKQRVGIARALAMEPEIILFDEPTSALDPELIGEVLRVMKDLAESGMTMLVVTHEMGFARSVSDEIIFMENGFIVEQGPPEKLFKNPENERTRQFLNKLSELYGEGD
- a CDS encoding amino acid ABC transporter permease — translated: MINSFPALLEGTWVTLKITFLSLGLGLAIALPLSFGQVYGGKGFRVFVVIYERIFRSIPELVILFLIFYGFPRAGIKFSPFTAVVLGLGIRSAAYQSQIFRGAIQSISTTQMRAARSLGMTKLQGFRHVVLPQALRVALPPWTNEFTIVLKDSSLAYALGVTELLRRGGYIISTTYEPMLIYLTVALIYFVITFTVNRSLKKVEEALAIPGFEIKESIR
- a CDS encoding basic amino acid ABC transporter substrate-binding protein, which encodes MKKAFLVVLLLLLVVFAFGKTYIVGTSADFPPFEYVENGEFVGFDMDLIRAIADEMGFNVKIVDMAFDSLIAALASGNLDIVVAGMTITDEREQVVDFSIPYWVADQSVVVKKGSGLNITVLFGKHNVGVQTGTTADLWVEENLVNTKILTGKFKRYETFVFAMTDLVNGNVDAIVLDSPVAEMYAKTRPVEIVGIIKTGEEYGIAVSEGNKELLNLINEGIRRLRESGKIDELISKYF